A window from Salvia miltiorrhiza cultivar Shanhuang (shh) chromosome 2, IMPLAD_Smil_shh, whole genome shotgun sequence encodes these proteins:
- the LOC131008554 gene encoding LOW QUALITY PROTEIN: uncharacterized protein LOC131008554 (The sequence of the model RefSeq protein was modified relative to this genomic sequence to represent the inferred CDS: inserted 1 base in 1 codon), with amino-acid sequence MQKEKRHQSQAMTMSFAVSAGTCLTAPALRPTRICWCLCLLVLAAIAVAAAASFPNDQIAILASLMDSTQVNLRNHSKCTGKMDHDSLCSMFGLLDAEFFSDAKMLEIEKGARELNLPIIKSNRELVASVNGGLENPSCLVFSSSWSHDHAQHASKKFNYPSLSGIERPKSDEDIAFMSIHELGQLIMSKQITSEELARIFLNRLKRYGPVLESVITITEELAYEQARRADQLLAQGKYLGPLHGIPYGLKDIIAVPHYKTTWGSRTFKNQVLDIEAWVYKRLKSAGAVLLAKLVTGSLAYDDIWFGGRTRNPWNIEEYSTGSSAGPAACTSAGMVPFAIGSETAGSITYPAARCGVTAFRPTFGTIGRTGVLSLSESLDKLGPFCRSATDCAIVLDIIRGKDPHDHSSRDIPFSDPFSVDITKLTVGYLEDAEMDVVQKLKSKGVNMVPFKLNYTVHSAQGILNFTMDVDMLAHFDEWQRAGLDDEFEAQDQWPVELRRARVIPAVDYVQAQRARGKLIQEVRDSFRVDAFIGNATDWERVCVGNLVGMPVIVVPTGFKPISDAPTNNTRRRTTITTGVYAPPEHDHIALALAMAYQTVTDYHKQRPPIDDLGPDDSIPNPLQGXIPPRQLHG; translated from the exons ATGCAGAAAGAAAAGCGGCATCAATCACAGGCCATGACCATGAGCTTCGCTGTGTCAGCCGGCACGTGTCTCACTGCACCTGCCCTCCGCCCGACACGTATTTGCTGGTGCCTATGCCTCCTTGTCCTCGCCGCCATTGCTGTCGCCGCTGCCGCTTCATTTCCAAATGATCAGATCGCGATTCTTGCGTCCCTCATG GACAGTACGCAAGTGAACTTGAGAAACCATAGTAAATGCACTGGAAAGATGGATCATGATTCATTGTGTAGCATGTTTGGACTCTTGGATGCAGAATTTTTCTCTGATGCCAAG ATGCTGGAGATTGAGAAGGGTGCCAGAGAACTCAATTTACCTATTATCAAATCCAATCGAGAATTAGTTGCTTCAGTAAATGGAGGATTAGAGAATCCATCTTGTTTGGTGTTCAGCTCTTCATGGAGTCATGATCATGCCCAACATGCCTCTAAAAAATTTAACTACCCTTCTCTATCTGGTATAGAAAGGCCAAAGAGTGATGAAGATATTGCTTTCATGAGC ATTCATGAGTTGGGTCAACTAATTATGTCTAAACAAATCACATCTGAAGAGCTTGCTCGAATCTTCTTGAATAGATTGAAAAG GTATGGTCCAGTCCTTGAATCTGTAATCACCATAACAGAAGAACTGGCATACGAGCAAGCAAGAAGAGCTGATCAATTACTTGCACAAGGCAAATATCTCG GCCCGCTTCACGGGATTCCATACGGTTTGAAGGATATAATTGCAGTGCCCCATTACAAGACGACTTGGGGTTCTAGAACGTTTAAAAATCAAGTTCTTGATATTGAAGCTTGGGTGTATAAGAG GCTGAAATCTGCCGGGGCAGTTCTTCTTGCAAAACTTGTGACAGGGTCACTGGCATATGACGACATCTGGTTTGGGGGTAGAACGAGGAATCCTTGGAACAttgaggaatattcaactggtTCGTCGGCTGGACCAGCTGCCTGCACCTCAGCTG GCATGGTTCCCTTTGCTATTGGTTCAGAAACGGCTGGATCCATCACTTACCCTGCTGCTCGATGTGGCGTGACAGCATTTCGTCCTACTTTTGGAACTATTGGAAGAACGGGTGTTCTAAGCTTATCAGAGAGTCTG GATAAACTAGGACCTTTCTGCAGAAGTGCTACAGATTGTGCAATTGTTTTGGATATAATCCGAGGCAAGGATCCACATGATCATTCATCCAGGGATATCCCCTTTTCTGATCCTTTTTCAGTTGACATAACAAAGCTGACCGTAGGATACCTAGAGGATGCAGAGATGGAT GTTGTTCAAAAGCTTAAATCAAAAGGCGTCAATATGGTTCCTTTTAAGCTGAATTACACTGTCCATTCTGCTCAAGGTATCTTAAACTTCACGATGGATGTTGATATGTTGGCTCACTTTGATGAGTGGCAACGTGCTGGCCTGGATGATGAGTTTGAAGCTCAAGATCAATGGCCTGTTGAACTTCGCCGAGCCCGTGTCATACCTGCTGTAGATTATGTTCAA GCACAGAGAGCAAGAGGAAAACTAATCCAGGAAGTTAGAGACAGTTTTAGAGTCGATGCGTTTATTGGAAACGCCACAGACTGGGAACGGGTGTGCGTCGGCAATCTTGTGGGTATGCCTGTAATTGTAGTTCCAACTGGATTTAAGCCAATATCTGATGCTCCTACAAATAACACTCGAAGAAGAACTACAATCACCACTGGTGTTTATGCTCCACCAGAGCATGACCACATT GCTTTGGCTCTGGCAATGGCTTATCAGACAGTGACAGACTATCACAAGCAGCGCCCACCTATAGATGACCTGGGACCGGATGACTCGATTCCTAATCCCCTACAAG CTATACCTCCTAGACAGCTACATGGTTGA
- the LOC131008557 gene encoding elongation factor 2-like produces the protein MVKFTADELRAIMDHKHNIRNMSVIAHVDHGKSTLTDSLVAAAGIIAQEVAGDVRMTDTRADEAERGITIKSTGISLYYQMSDESLKSYKGERHLNDYLINLIDSPGHVDFSSEVTAALRITDGALVVVDCVEGVCVQTETVLRQALGERIRPVLTVNKMDRCFLELQVDGEEAYQTFQRVIENANVIMATYEDPLLGDVQVYPEKGTVAFSAGLHGWAFTLTNFAKMYAAKFGVDESKMMERLWGENFFDPATKKWTTKNTGSATCKRGFVQFCYEPIKQIINTCMNDQKDKLWPMLQKLGITMKSEEKDLMGKALMKRVMQTWLPASSALLEMMIFHLPSPATAQKYRVENLYEGPLDDQYATAIRNCDPNGPLMLYVSKMIPASDKGRFFAFGRVFAGKVSTGLKVRIMGPNYVPGEKKDLYTKSVQRTVIWMGKKQETVEDVPCGNTVALVGLDQFITKNATLTNEKEVDAHPIKAMKFSVSPVVRVAVQCKVASDLPKLVEGLKRLAKSDPMVVCTIEESGEHIVAGAGELHLEICLKDLQDDFMGGAEIIKSDPVVSFRETVLERSCRTVMSKSPNKHNRLYMEARPMEEGLAEAIDDGRIGPRDDPKVRSKILAEEYGWDKELAKKIWCFGPETTGPNMVVDMCKGVQYLNEIKDSVVAGFQWASKEGALAEENMRGICFEVCDVVLHADAIHRGGGQVIPTARRVIYASQITAKPRLLEPVYLVEIQAPEQALGGIYSVLNQKRGHVFEEMQRPGTPLYNIKAYLPVIESFGFSSTLRAATSGQAFPQCVFDHWEMMASDPLEAGTQASTLVADIRKRKGLKEQMTPLSEFEDRL, from the exons ATG GTGAAGTTCACAGCAGATGAGCTTCGTGCGATTATGGACCACAAGCATAACATTCGTAACATGTCTGTTATTGCCCATGTTGATCATG GGAAGTCCACTCTTACAGATTCTCTTGTTGCGGCTGCTGGTATCATTGCCCAAGAGGTTGCTGGGGATGTTCGAATGACAGACACTAGAGCTGATGAAGCTGAACGCGGTATCACTATCAAGTCAACTGGTATCTCATTGTATTATCAAATGAGTGATGAGTCCTTGAAGAGCTACAAGGGAGAACGGCACCTCAATGATTACCTTATCAATCTTATTGATTCACCTGGGCACGTTGATTTCTCTTCTGAAGTGACTGCTGCTCTTCGCATCACTGATGGTGCTCTTGTCGTGGTGGACTGTGTTGAAGGTGTGTGTGTCCAGACTGAGACTGTCCTTCGACAGGCACTTGGTGAAAGAATTAGGCCTGTCTTGACTGTTAACAAGATGGACAGGTGTTTCCTTGAACTCCAAGTGGACGGAGAGGAAGCTTACCAGACATTTCAGAGGGTGATTGAAAATGCCAACGTCATCATGGCCACATACGAGGATCCCTTACTTGGCGATGTTCAGGTTTATCCAGAGAAAGGCACTGTTGCCTTTTCTGCTGGTCTGCACGGTTGGGCTTTTACTTTGACAAACTTCGCTAAGATGTATGCAGCCAAGTTTGGTGTTGATGAGTCCAAGATGATGGAAAGGCTTTGGGGAGAGAATTTCTTTGACCCAGCTACCAAGAAGTGGACCACCAAGAATACTGGATCTGCCACCTGCAAGCGTGGTTTTGTTCAGTTCTGTTACGAACCCATCAAGCAGATCATCAACACTTGCATGAATGACCAAAAAGACAAGTTGTGGCCAATGTTGCAGAAGCTTGGCATAACAATGAAGTCTGAGGAGAAGGATTTGATGGGCAAAGCTTTAATGAAGCGTGTCATGCAAACATGGCTTCCTGCCAGCTCTGCCCTCTTGGAAATGATGATATTCCATCTTCCCTCACCAGCTACAGCTCAAAAGTATCGTGTTGAGAACCTGTACGAGGGACCTCTGGATGATCAGTATGCAACTGCTATCAGGAACTGTGATCCTAATGGTCCTCTCATGCTCTACGTGTCTAAGATGATTCCAGCCTCTGACAAGGGGAGGTTCTTTGCTTTTGGCCGTGTGTTTGCTGGAAAAGTCTCAACAGGGTTGAAGGTCCGAATCATGGGCCCGAACTACGTTCCTGGTGAGAAAAAGGACTTGTATACCAAGAGCGTTCAGAGAACTGTCATTTGGATGGGTAAGAAGCAGGAAACAGTGGAAGATGTACCTTGTGGAAACACAGTTGCTTTGGTTGGGCTTGATCAATTTATTACCAAGAATGCTACCCTGACGAACGAGAAAGAAGTCGATGCTCATCCCATCAAAGCCATGAAGTTCTCTGTCTCACCTGTTGTTCGAGTTGCTGTGCAGTGCAAGGTTGCATCTGACCTGCCAAAGCTTGTTGAAGGTTTGAAGCGTTTGGCCAAGTCTGATCCCATGGTTGTCTGTACTATTGAGGAATCTGGTGAGCATATTGTTGCTGGTGCTGGGGAGTTGCACCTTGAGATTTGTTTGAAGGACTTGCAGGATGATTTTATGGGCGGTGCTGAGATTATAAAATCCGATCCTGTGGTTTCCTTTCGTGAGACGGTCCTGGAGAGGTCGTGCCGTAccgtgatgagtaaatcacctAACAAGCACAACCGTTTGTACATGGAAGCCAGACCGATGGAAGAGGGACTTGCTGAGGCCATTGATGATGGACGCATTGGTCCTAGGGATGATCCCAAGGTTCGGTCTAAGATCTTGGCAGAGGAGTATGGTTGGGACAAAGAACTTGCTAAGAAAATTTGGTGCTTTGGTCCTGAAACTACTGGTCCCAACATGGTTGTGGATATGTGTAAGGGAGTCCAGTACTTGAACGAAATCAAGGACTCTGTTGTTGCCGGGTTCCAGTGGGCGTCTAAGGAAGGGGCCTTGGCTGAAGAAAACATGCGAGGCATTTGCTTTGAGGTGTGTGATGTCGTTCTCCATGCTGATGCTATTCATAGAGGTGGTGGACAAGTTATTCCTACTGCTAGGAGGGTCATCTATGCCTCCCAGATTACAGCCAAGCCTCGCCTTTTGGAACCTGTGTACCTTGTGGAGATCCAGGCACCGGAGCAAGCTCTTGGTGGAATTTACAGTGTGCTGAATCAGAAGCGTGGTCATGTGTTTGAGGAAATGCAGAGACCGGGCACCCCTCTCTACAACATCAAGGCTTACCTTCCCGTTATTGAATCCTTTGGTTTCTCAAGTACTTTGAGAGCTGCCACCTCCGGTCAAGCATTCCCACAGTGCGTGTTTGATCATTGGGAGATGATGGCTTCCGATCCTCTTGAAGCGGGAACCCAAGCTTCCACCCTCGTTGCTGATATTCGTAAGAGGAAGGGTTTGAAGGAGCAGATGACACCTCTCTCTGAGTTTGAGGACAGGTTGTGA